A window of the Bufo gargarizans isolate SCDJY-AF-19 chromosome 1, ASM1485885v1, whole genome shotgun sequence genome harbors these coding sequences:
- the LOC122920074 gene encoding cold-inducible RNA-binding protein A-like, with the protein MSCDDGKLFVGGLSFDTDEKCLESVFCKYGQISEVVVVKDRETKRSRGFGFVTFENVDDAKDAMEAMNGKSVDGRQIRVDQAGKSSGDRRGGYRGGSSGGRGFYRGGGGRGRGGDRGYGGGSRFDSGSRSGGYGGSRDYYGGQRSQSYGDRSGGSYRDNYDSYAAND; encoded by the exons ATGTCTTGTGACGACGGAAAGCTTTTTGTCGGTGGCCTGAGCTTTGATACAGATGAAAAGTGCTTGGAATCTGTGTTCTGCAAATACGGACAAATCTCAGAAG TGGTGGTTGTGAAGGACCGTGAGACAAAGAGGTCTAGGGGCTTTGGGTTTGTCACATTTGAGAACGTTGATGATGCAAAGGATGCAATGGAAGCAATGAATGGAAAG TCTGTTGATGGAAGACAGATCCGTGTAGATCAGGCTGGAAAATCTTCAGGTGACAGACGTGGAGGTTATAGAGGGGGATCATCTGGAGGGCGAGGATTTTAccgtggtggtggtggcagaggaCGTG GTGGAGACAGAGGCTATGGAGGAGGCAGCCGATTTGACAGCGGCAGCAGGAGTGGTGGTTATGGTGGATCCAGAGACTACTATGGAGG TCAAAGGAGTCAAAGTTATGGTGATCGTTCAGGAGGATCCTACAGAGACAACTATGACAGCTATG CTGCAAACGACTAA